In Tenebrio molitor chromosome 1, icTenMoli1.1, whole genome shotgun sequence, the sequence ACATTTCAGAATACCTTTGGAATATGAACCCACAACATccagaaagaaaagaaaaatggacTGAAATTTCTAATATTGGGTGGATATAAGatactttattattatatcaaaTATATTTACAGTTAATCATAGCTAGTGTTctgttgaaaatttaatatttttgtataaaCTTATATCTGGTAATTTTTCAGGATTCACATTAAATGATATAGTAGGTTCTTCACCTTCATTGGCAATTCTATAAGTAccattgtttttcttttgataaacAACATCCAATTTCAGTTCTTCTAATACTTCACCCTtagcttttttctctttaatCAATAATTCCTTTAGCAATGGAGGAAAATCCATTGTTTTAGGATATATAGGTAATTCTGATTTTAATTCCACCATTTTACAATAAGCCTTTTCTTCATCTGTTGATAATAGTCGGTAGTCTGTTTTGTAGCTGGCCGATTCAATTGTGATTGGGTTTGGAAAAGTTTTTCCTCGAAATGTTTTCTCAACCAAAACACGCACTTTTCTTTGATTCTAAAATTATCTCAAACAATAATTGCCTGTACATCAGCATGCATACTTACATCCATATTTTGCACTTCTGGACATGGCAGTGGTTCAACCTTAACTATTTTAAGGTAACTCGGTTCTTGATATCTTTCAAATCTACTTCTTACTACTATACGTCCAATACCAAAATTTTTGAGATTTCCAACAATTTCCCATAGCGTCTTTCCTCTAAAATCTGTTCGTCGTCCTATGTATTTGTAAGGCATTCTTTTAAtatattctgaaaatatttccgagttaaaaaaacaatcagCGAATAATTTCCCAAAATGTTAGGTTATGTACtaggaaaatgaaaatatacgAGATGATAATCATAGAAAATAAATCCCTAGAAATGAACCTTCAACCACAGTATAACCAGTAGCGACACTAAATGACAGGTCCATAAGAAAAGCATTGGGTCGTTATGAACACGACTAAATGACGGTTTGGGTAGTAAAGTCCTTGAAAATGGTTTAAAATTTGTGGTGGTAGCCCTGAATCACTATGAATTCTCtgattaataaatgtaaattccaCTAGAACTTTCTGTTTGTTTTCTGACATTTAAGAAAACAACATGTGAACAACATAACCAAGCATTAAAAgttgtttctttttctttacGGAAAATTTTGTAGTGCCACTGGGATAAtgtttttgtgtattgtgtaaaaaatggaaatttttgcatctcaggatataaaaaagaaaaatgtataatGCAGGTgcgtaaaaaatttattaaactgtaCAATATATTCATTGCATACACCTTGATTCAATCTTTGtgaattacataattaatacaaaattatctTTTATTTCAGCTATAACGTTATTGCCACGATCACTGTAATAGCATGACCAGAGAgccttaataaaataaacctaTCAGAAACATACAAGATTACTGTAAGATGGTTTATTCACAATCGTTAATTACTAGGTCAATTACAGGTAGTGTAACAAGGAGGGAACTTGATAATTTCTGAGTCACCATGCAAGGCATGcttaaattaattagaaaattcaacaaaacaaagaatagTCAAAATGATAACTAGAAATATGTTTTATATAAAGTATAAGTAAGCAAAGTAATGCAACAAATgcattctttatttatttttttgttcttttaggAAAGTCAATGTGAATTGAAATGAAGCAATGGAATTCCAAATCTCTGGATGGAGTACAGTGTGCTATTTCAATGATTCAGTAAGAACTATTACAGATCTTTCAATAAGATAGAACAGAATAACTTGCCATCACCAATGGTTAGACAGTGGCAGTTTTCAAGTTTTTATATTGCCCACTCCAAAGAAAGTAAGTAACATACTATGACATTGATAGCAGATGAAATAGGTTGTGGTtcaat encodes:
- the mRpS34 gene encoding uncharacterized protein mRpS34, giving the protein MPYKYIGRRTDFRGKTLWEIVGNLKNFGIGRIVVRSRFERYQEPSYLKIVKVEPLPCPEVQNMDNQRKVRVLVEKTFRGKTFPNPITIESASYKTDYRLLSTDEEKAYCKMVELKSELPIYPKTMDFPPLLKELLIKEKKAKGEVLEELKLDVVYQKKNNGTYRIANEGEEPTISFNVNPEKLPDISLYKNIKFSTEH